A section of the Agromyces aurantiacus genome encodes:
- a CDS encoding OsmC family protein has product MDLSPFGVRASAGTLRGPGDVRLQHTWTEEGVVAGPATNGAQVLHLSVALCVLNDTYREARRLGIPIDGIAVEVDGGFDDGWRSTGIEYAVTLDSTAPADDLARVSAAVDDAAEIPRAIRAGARVARRE; this is encoded by the coding sequence ATGGACCTGAGCCCGTTCGGCGTGCGCGCCTCGGCCGGGACCCTTCGCGGGCCCGGCGACGTCCGTCTGCAGCACACCTGGACCGAGGAGGGCGTCGTCGCCGGTCCGGCGACGAACGGCGCACAGGTGCTGCACCTGTCCGTGGCGCTCTGCGTGCTCAACGACACCTACCGCGAGGCGCGACGCCTCGGGATACCGATCGACGGCATCGCCGTCGAGGTCGACGGCGGCTTCGACGACGGGTGGCGCTCGACGGGCATCGAGTACGCGGTGACCCTCGACTCGACGGCGCCCGCCGACGACCTCGCCCGGGTCTCGGCAGCGGTCGACGACGCGGCCGAGATCCCGCGCGCCATCCGCGCGGGGGCGCGCGTCGCCCGGCGGGAATGA